The segment CTTGGATCCAGACTCGTTCTCTGCCTCAACGGTTTTTGTGAAAACAAATTGTCCCGAATTTTGCGACAACTTCCTCTGCGAATGCGACGGATTGGACTCCCTATCGAGTGCGGAAGCGATCACGGTGCCCCGCCCGCTTGCATCGGGGGAAGCAGTCGGTGGATCATGGCTGGTGACACCGTGGGTCGAAACGGGCTCACGGCCTCAGTCGTTTTACCCTGAATTCGGCCAACAATTGGCACGGCTGCACCAGACCACCGCGGGGGACCCAATCGGATGGCCGCGAGATAACTATTTGGGGGCAGCGAAACAGAAAAACGGAACGGCTGCGACAACTTGGCCCGACTTTCTTTCTGAAAATCGCATCGGTTTCCAACTTCGCTGGGCGGTGGATCAACGTTTGGCGGATCACCGGTTAAAAACCGACTGCCAAGCGATTGTGGACAAAATGGGGGACCTGCTCAAGGGGCGGCGGGAAGAGACGTCACTCTTGCACGGCGATCTGTGGAGCGGCAACTACCTTTGTGACTCGGCTGGGCAACCGGTCCTGATCGATCCAGCGGTCTATCGAGGATGTCATGAAGCCGAATTCGGCATGATTCGGCTGTTCGGGTCTTGTCCCGAATCGTTTTACGAAGCCTATCAACAAACGTGGCCGATGAGGGATGGTTGGCAACGCCGAACAAGCGTCTATGTTTTATATCACTTACTGAATCATTTGAACCTTTTCGGCAGCGGCTACGCAGGGCAATGCCGAAGCGTTGCCGCCGAAGTGTTGCGGGCGACTTGATTGATGGAGCGACGGACCGTTCACGGGCTGCCTACTTCCGAACGAATTCTTGAGAGACCAGCATTATGCTCGCAGCGCGGGTGATTCCTTGTTTAGATGTTCACGGCGGTCGTGTGGTGAAGGGGACCAATTTTGTTAACCTTCGCGACGCGGGCGATCCGGTGGAAGTCGCTCGGCGCTACGAAGCCGAGGGGGCCGATGAATTGGTGTTCTTGGACATTACGGCTAGCCACGAGGATCGCGACATCATTCTCGATGTCGTTCGTCGTACGGCCGAGCAGGTGTTCATGCCGCTGACGGTCGGTGGTGGCATCCGCACGATCGAGGACGTGCGTGCGTTGCTGTCGGCGGGATGCGACAAGGTATCGATCAATTCAACCGCATGCAAAGAACCCGAGTTTGTTCGCCGAGCCGCCGACCGTTTTGGCAGCCAGTGCATCGTCGTGAATATTGACCCCAAGCGAGTGAAGCGGGATGGCGAAGAATTCTGGGAAGTCCACATCAATGGGGGGCGAACGCCAACGGGGCGTCAGGCAGTCCAGTGGGCCAAGGAGGTCGAGCAACTTGGGGCAGGCGAAATCGTGCTGACCAGCATGGATGCCGACGGAACCTGCGACGGTTATGATTTGCCGATCACGTCGGCTGTCAGCGAGGCGGTGAATATCCCAGTGGTCGCGAGTGGTGGGGCCGGCTGTCCTCAGCATTTGGCCGATGCGATCAAGATTGGAAAAGCCGACGCCGCCTTAGCGGCCAGCATTTTTCACTTTGGCCAGTACACGATTTCGGAAACAAAACAGGTGATGCGAGAGGCAGGGATTCCGGTCCGATTGCCGTCACCCGGTTGACCAAAATCATGGGCAATGGGAAGTTTGTAGCAATTGTTGAACCCACGTTTCCTTCACTATGGTCAAGTCACCGTGTCTGACATCGTCCCTGTAAAGAATGCTCTGATTAGCGTAAGCGACAAACTTGGCTTGGCCGATTTTGCCATCGGGTTGGTCCAGTCCGGCGTCACGATCTATAGCACCGGCGGCACACGAAAACACCTTGAAGAATCCGGTGTGGCGGTGAAGGACATTGCCGAGTACACCGGATTCCCCGAGATGATGGATGGCCGCGTGAAGACGCTGCACCCCAAAGTCTTTGGTGGAATCCTTGGAATGCGTGACCGCCGTGACCACACCCAGAGCATGGCGGATCACGGAATGGTTGCTTTCGATGTGGTCGTCGTGAACCTGTATCCGTTCGAAGCCACTGCGGCACGCGTCGGTGCGACGCGTGAGGAATGCATCGAGCAGATCGACATCGGTGGCCCCAGCTTGGTTCGCGCGGCTGCAAAGAATCAAAATGACGTGGCGATCGTGACAAGTGCTCAGCAATACGGCGACGTCCTCGAACAGATGCATTTGTTCGGAGGAACAAACATGGAAATACGGCGGCGATTGGCTGCCGAAGCGTTCGAGCATACCGCCTGCTATGACCGCGCGATTGCGGACTACTTGCGTGGCGATGCGATGACGGGCGAGTTCCCCTCGTCGATGCATCTTTCCCTTTCGCGAAAAACTTCGCTTCGCTATGGCGAGAATCCACATCAACGAGCGGCGCTCTACAGCGACGCGTCGGTCAAATCGGCAAACTTGGTTTCGGCGCGCCAAATCAGTGGCAAGGAGTTGTCGTACAACAACCTGCTCGACCTCGACGCAGCGTTAGAAATTGTTCGCGGATTCGCTGAGCCGGCGGTGTCGGTGATCAAGCACAACAATCCCTGTGGTGCAGCAACGGGACCGAAGATCGCCGCGGCTTGTCAAAAAGCGATGGCAGGCGACCCGCTCAGTGCTTTTGGTTCCGTATTGGGGTTCAACCGAACGGTGGATGTCGAAACCGCGGAATTGTTGTGCGAGCCTGGTTTATTCTTGGAAGCGATCGTCGCACCCGATTTCGAAGCGAGTGCGGTGGGGTTGTTGACCACGCGGCCGCGATGGAAAGACAACGTACGGCTGATGCAAGTGGGACGACTCGACGGCACAGGGCCGGCGATTCAGCGACGATTCATCAGTGGCGGGATGTTGGTCCAAGATGCCGATCGCATGACCAGCGCCCCGCTGCAGTGGAAAACCGTCACCAACACGCAAGTGGGCGATAAGTTGTGGGACGACATCTCGTTTGCCTGGGAAATGGTTCGCCACGTCAAGAGCAACGCAATTGTGTTGGCCAAGGACGCGTCACTGATCGGTGTCGGCGCAGGACAGATGAGCCGTGTGGACAGCGTCGAAATTGCGATTGATAAAGCGGGCGACCGAGCGAGCGGTTCGGTGTTAGCATCCGATGCGTTTTTCCCCTTTCCGGATTCGATCGAAGCCGCCGCCGACGCGGGAGTGATTGCGGTGGTCCAGCCCGGTGGATCGCGACGGGATTCCGAGGTCATCGACGCTTGCAATCAGCATGGCATTCCCATGGTCTTGACCGGTCGGCGGCACTTTAAGCACTAATGTCCATCCTCGACAAAATCATCACCGAAACGCGTAACACGATTGCTCGCGACAAAGCGGTTCAATCGGAGCAAGAGCTCGAGGCCGCGATCCAAACGTTACCCCCATGTCGTGACTTTCTGAGTGCCTTGGCTGCGGGTGAGTCGGTTCAACTGATTGCGGAGGTCAAGCGAGCAAGCCCATCGGCCGGCATGATCCGCGAGGACTTTGATCCGGTCACGATTGCGAAGCACTATGCGGATGCCGGTGCCGCTTGCATCAGCGTGTTGACCGACGAGCCTTTCTTCAAAGGTTCACTCGAATTCTTGCGACTTGTCCGCGCAGCCGTGGATCTTCCGGTACTCCGTAAAGATTTCATCGTCGATCGCTATCAGTTGCTGCAAGCTCGGGCGGCTGGTGCCGATTGCGCGCTGTTGATTGCAGAGTGCTTGTCGCCAAACGAATTGAAGGAACTGCACGAGCAAGCCGTCGCCATCGGGCTGCAAACGCTGATCGAGTTGTTCGAGCCGTCGAACTTAGACGCTGTGTTGGCGACCGGGACACCCTTGGTGGGAATCAATAACCGCGATTTGAAAACGTTTCAGACCGATTTGAATCATACGATCCGCTTGCGAAAATCGATCCCCAACGACCGGTTGGTGGTTGGGGAAAGTGGCATTCGAACGCATGCCGATTTACTGCGTCTCGGTGCCGCAGGGGTCAAAGCGGTGTTGGTCGGCGAGTCGTTGATGCGGAAGCCCGATGTCGAGCAGGCGACGCGAGAGTTGCTCGGGGCGTAGCCGTCGGCAATCCTTCGAGACGGTTCTGGGGAGACTCAGGCGGCCAGCCTTGGTGACGGTACCGATCCTCAATAAACGGATCTTCCGCAGATTCGGTGGATCATCGCGTGGCTTATCGAAAAATTGGCTTATCTAAAAATTCTGTGGGTGAGGCCAAAACAATCGCTCCACCTTGCAACTCGCAGCGATTCCCCGAAAATGAGCCTCTTCTATCCAAATCACTCCTTGCCCCCTGGCCCCTCGATGCCTCAACCACGTCGCGCACTCTACGGTTCCCTCGAATGCATCGTTGTGGATGGAGGAGAAACGCCGACGATTCCGGTGATTCTCTGTCACGGGTACGGGGCACCGGGGACCGATTTGGTCGGGTTGGCCTTTGAATGGATCTCACTCCTCGGTGACGACGCCGGTGCATTTCGCTTTGTCTTTCCCGCCGCGCCGTTGTCGCTTGCTGAAATGGGGATGCCTGGGGCGCGAGCTTGGTGGCCCATCAACATGGCCCAGTTGGCTGACGCGATCCAAGCGTCACGCTTTCGTGACATGCACGATCACGAACCTGACGGAATCACTGCGGCACGTGAAGCTCTGTGCCAAGCGGTCCGCGAAATCAAGGCGGAACTCGGAAGTGATGCGAATCCATTTGTCTTGGGTGGTTTTTCGCAAGGTGCGATGTTGACGCTCGATGCGTCATTGCGCGGATTGCCCGAGTCGCCGGCGTTGCTGTTGCTCTACAGCGGAACCGTCATTTGCAAGCCGCTATGGGATGCCACGCTTGGTCGGCTTGGGGACACGCATGTTTATCAAGCTCACGGAACGCTTGATCCCATCCTGCCCTTCGAAAGTGCGGAAGAGCTGTCACGCATGCTTATCAAGGCTGGCATCGATGCAGAATTCCACTCCTTTGATGGCCCCCACACGATCGATACCGATTCGATCGCTCGAACCGCCCAGCTGCTGCGTGATTTGCTCTAGCTGCTGACGTCAGGTGTCCAATCGATGAGCGATCGCCGATCCAGATCCCTACGGATGATCTTGCAAGCCATGCCTGGCAGCAACAACCGGGCGAATGCCGACATCGTGATTGCAGATTGGTTGTACGTTAGCATCGCAGCATAGGCTTGCGTTTTCGCGTCCGTCAAACCTCGCATGCAGCCTGCGACCGTTGCCCGATTCGCAATCGATTCGTCTTTCTGTATCTGTTCGACCAAGCGATCCGTTGCCAAGCCCAATTCACACTCGGTTTGCGACAACGATTCGGCAAGCGTACGACTATTTGAATCGTCGCGTAGCTGAGCGAGCGCTCGAGAGGTTCGTTGGCAGAAAACGGAAACCCGTGATTGTGTCGAGGCCTCGAAGTCACTTGGCAAAGAATCAAGCAGGTGCTCAATGATCAGATGTTCTTTGGCGATCGCATCGGCCAGCCCTTTGAATGCCAGATCACATCGCCGCTCCATTTGATGAATAGAATGGCAGGTCCAAAGGAGCCATCCGACGAAGACGCATCCCAATATCGCGATCAAGAGAATTGCGACTTCCGCCACGTTGTACTCCAATAGTGAATAGGGCGTCATCGCCTTGGATGCGTTTCGATTCCAGCAACATCGTTGCGCACCTCGGTAGGGACGCTACAATACCGCCAAGCCTCTACTTTGTTCAATCCTCTAAACATTTGCTCATTTCTTTCGAAATAGCGAATTGCTAACCACCCATCCGTAGTAGTACAGGTCTGTCACATCGCATGAATCGAATCGTCGGCCGTCGTCCCGCGCCAAGCGAAACCCCTTCCGAGTACCAGCAAGCCTTGATTGCGAAACTGGATGGCGATTGCGTGCTCCAACTGCTCGAGAGTCAACTTTTTACCCTCTGCGAGTTAGCCAGCAACGTCTGCCCCGAACAGGTGGATAAAATCCATGCTCCCTACGGTTGGACGATTCGTCAGGTGGTTGAGCATTGTGCCGATGCAGAACGGGTCTTCGGATATCGCATTTTGCGATTTGCAGCAGGCGACACGACGCCGTTGGCGGGTTGGGACGAGAACACGTATGCAGATCGTCGCTTCGGCTTAGGGAACTTTGGGCATTTGGTCAGCGAAATGGGCTCGTTGCGTCAAGCCAACCTCTTGCTATTACGGCGAATCACGCCCAAGGCATGGAATTCCAGCGGGACCGCCGACAACCAAACCGTCTCGGTGCGCGGGCTGGCGTGGCTTGCTGCCGCCCACCTTGATCATCACATGCGAATCGTGGCGAAACGATGCGAAGTGGAATTGCCAACGCGACCGATCGACGCTCACTAGACCAACCCAGTTGGTTGTCGTATTCCGTTGAAGTCGAAGCCATCGGTTTTTCCGCCCTCGCTACGCCGATCGTTGCAACTCACCGCCACAGAGGCTTTGATAGAAGCGGTTCTGCGTGATCAGTTCGTCATGGCGTCCGGCATCCGCAATCATTCCACTTTCGATCACCACAATGCGATCAGCCATCGACAAACTGGTTGGGCGGTGCGTGATCATCACTCCGGTGCGATCAACGAGGAATTTGGCCAAGGCTTGATGAATCAGACGCTCGCTTTCCAGGTCGATAGCGCTGGTGGCTTCATCCAGAATCAAGATATCCGGTTCGCGCAAAAACGCTCGTGCCAAGGCGAGTCGTTGCATCTGGCCGCCGGACAGCCGCATGCCGTGCCCTCCCAGCATGGTTCCATAGCCATTCGGCGTTTTGCGGCGAATGAAGTCATCTGCGAAAGCCAATTTTGCGGCCCGGACGACTGCATGCGTGTCGGCCCCCGGCGTCCCGTAGCGAATGTTGTTTTCAATCGTATCGTCAAACAACACCGTGCGCTGTGTCACCAACGCAATACGGCGACGGAGGTCTCGCGTCTTCATTTCGTTGATCGGCGTATCATCGAGCAGCACTTGGCCGCTTTGTGGGTCATCAAACCGGCACAACAAGTTCACGATCGTACTCTTCCCGCTGCCATTGGGTCCGACCACCGCAATGGTCTCGCCTTGCCGAATCGTCAAGTTGACACCCCGCAAAACCGTCGGACCCGAGGGGTATTGGTAGACGACATTCTGCAGTCGGATTTCCTTGTGCGGCCGCGGCACCGTTTTTCCAACCGCCGGTTCCGTAACGCGAATCGGTTGGTCGATGATTTCGTAAACACGGTCGGCTGCGGCGATGCCTCGTTGCAAGCCACTCCAAACATCTTGCAATTTTCTGGCGGGATCCGATGCACCGATCAGCAGCGCAAAGAACGTCAAGACCTCGCTCATCTTCAGCGGTACGGTGCTCATGGGAATCCCGAAAATCGCCGTTTTTTGTTTCACGACCAAGTAGCCTCCCGCCAGAACCGCGAGCCCGACAATCGTCATCCCCAACAATTCGCTGACACTGCGCGCCGCAGTGTTGTAGAACGCCATCTTCATCGATTTGCGGAAATAGGCGGTGATTCCTCGATGGAACTTGGCCCGCTCATAAGCCTGTGTGTTGAACGCTTTGACGACGCGGATGCCTGCATAAGAATCGTTCAGCATTCCATAAATCTGACTCATCTCTTCCATCGCTCGCCGACTGGCACGGCGAATCGCCCGGCTGAGGTGATGCATCAACAATGCCACCAACGGCGTTACGACCATGACCAGCAACAGAAGTCGTGGGCAAACGAACAAGGCACCGCCAAGGCAAACGGCCATCTTAAGAGGTTCGCGAAGCAACCGGCCCATGAGAACGCCAACCCCACCCGAGACGTCGGCCGCGTCATTGGTCAAACGGGATGTCAAGTTGGCCGATCCATTTTCGCCGAACGAGTCAAGATCCAACCTCAAGGTTTTCCGAAAAAACTGACCTCGCAAATCGACCGACGCTTTCTCAGCAACATATTGAACCAACATCAAGTTGACGAGCAGGGCGACCAGTTTGATCGCGGTACCGCCAATCAACAAAACGACAATGACGAGCAGGGTTTTGTATGCGTCCGATGGGGCGTAGCGATCTACGTACGGTTTCGCCTTGACGAGGTATTTGAGCGTTTCGGCATAAGCGGTTTGTTTTGTTTTCGCCGTATCAATCTTCAGTTCGATTTTTGGTTTCTCGTCGGGCTTGGCAACGACGAACTGAGCCTTCAGGTCAGCGGCTTCTGCATCCAATGCCGCAATCAATTCTTCTGTTTTCTTGATTTCCTTGTCGACGTGCTGCGGAATGCTATCGCCAGCGAAAACCACTTCGACGATCGGGTACAGGGTTCCGATATTGGCGCCCCACAAGACGGCAATTACGACCGATGTCAATACAATCCCTAGGAATGACCACCGTCGGCGTGCGGCTAGAAGAAGTACGCGGCCAAAGTTTTTCATCGGTAGTTCGTCGTCCCTGACGAGAGTAAGTGGAATCGTCGATCAGTCGAATAATGCATTTCCGATGCACTTGTAGCCAAGTTCAATGTCTCGGGCTAGATGAATTCCCTCTCGGGAAAGCTAGCAAGGTCATATTCGCGGCGATTTTCGTTTTCCGTCCACTCCCGCGCTCCGCCTCGTAGGTGATAAATTTCAAATTTTGCGAGAAAAGGGCGACTTGGCGTGAACGGGTAAGCTAGCTTTTCTAATAGCGATGTCGTCCGTTATCTCGTGTTCGGCCAACGGCTCAACCGGCCGCGACCGATACGGTGGAAAAAGCGGCCGCATCCTACCACTCCTCTCTTCTCTTCTCCACAAAGTTTGGAAATACCGATGATGCGAATGGCAATGCGCATGGAAAACTTGCGCCAAATGGTCGTTATCGGGGGGCTCTTTTCCGTACTCGCCGTGGCTACTCTTGGCTCAAGCAAGGCATCCGACCCTTCGATTTTCAAAGTCGAAGAGGTTTGGGAAATGGTGGTCAATGAACCTGACCCGGCGAACATCTCACCTCAAATTACCTTTTTTCTATCCCCGAGCACCGACATCGACGATTGCTACTTTCAGTTGCAAATGAACTACGAGGCTGATGACGACTTTTCCGGCGGTGGTTTTCATGTCGGTGCCATCGACCACGGCAAAATGATTGATGAAGCTCGAAGTGGCACCCATCGCGTGCTGGCCACAAAGGGAGATCACGTCCGTTGGACAAACGTCGTTGCGGTGGTTAACAACAAATTGCTATTCGCCGTCAAGGATGGACTTGGAGCAGAATGGGGTGGCTTTGGAGGTCCCGAATATCTCGTTACGATTCCGTCGAGTCCGGTCACCGATCTGTCCGCATATGACCCTCAACAAAGCCTCGATGCGATTGATATTGGTTTTGGTGCAAATCGGATCGATAGAGTGACGTTAGTTGAAGTTCGCGTGTTCTACTCCGATGGGCACGCCCTCACCTTGCCGATCAATCGACAACCTTAAAAACGTTCGGTTGTCCAACTTTTCTCCCTCCTTCTCAAGCCAATCCATTGGGGCAATATCAATGCATGCGCTAACCTCGTTTCTTCGTCTCTACTTTCATCCCGCCGACGGCGGTGAAGGCTCGACCCTCCAGCGTAAGCGGTCCCCCGACCAACGTCGAGGTTCGGCCATCGTGCTGGGATTGTTTTTGACTGTCGGACTGATATCGCTTATGGCGATTGTTTTGGACTTCAGCTACATCCACGTTGCGAGGACCGAGATGCAACGAACTGCCGATGCGGCTGCTTTGGGGGGGTGTTGGGAAGTATTTGACCGCCAGGTCAGCGGAGAGGTAGCGACGGATCTTGAAGCGGCTGCTCAAAGCGAAGCGAACCAGATCTCGAATGTGAACCTTGTCGGGCGAGATTCGCTACAGCTGTTGAGCGAAGATGTTGAGGTCGGAACCTATGGCATTGACAAATCGTGGGATACATCGGAACCGCAGAACTTCAATGCGGTTCGAGTGGCTTTGAAACGCCATGGTGAAAGCAATCGTGAGTTGCCGCTGTTCTTCGGGGCATTGACTGGACGCGATACGCAATCGTTGGAAGTCACGGCGACGGCAGCGATGCTCAGCAGCATCCGTGGGTTCTACGCGCCTTCGAGTCATGAGGAGCGCTTGGAGATTCTGCCGCTAGCGTTAGACCGGCCCAGTTGGCGTGCCGCTTGTGCCAAAGCAACTGAAGACAATTACGCATATTCCAATGGCCAAGTCGTTCCCGGGTCGGATGGCATCTTCGAGACCAATCTGTATCCCAAAGGGACGGGGGCACCGGGAAACCGTGGGACGGTGGACATTGGCGGAGAGGACAACAGCACCAATGATTTGTCGCGTCAAGTGCTGCATGGTATTTCGCTCCAAGATCTGATTGATCTGAACCGGCCGCTCGAATTCGATGACAGTGGTGTCTTGCTACTCAATGGGGACACGGGCATCAGCGCCGGAATCAAGGACGAACTGGCCACCTTGATTGGCAAGACTCGCATCATTCCGATTTATGTCTCGGTAAGCGGCAACGGGAACAATGCCATGTTTACGATCGTCCAGTTTGAAGGCGTCAGGATTCTCGACGTGAAGCTAACCGGAAAAAAAGACGACAAGGTCGTGATTATCCAGCCGACCAAGGTGATCGCGCGGAATTGCAAAATCGATTTCACCGGAAAACACACCAGCAGCCATTTGGTGGCTCCGGTGATGCTGGTGAACTAACTCTTTTCTTTCGACATCAAGCCCATCACGCTTTACTGGAGTACATTTCGATGCTGACGAGAGTCGCCTCCGTTGTGGCGAGAAGACGAAAATGCCGAGGGACTTCGGCGGTGGAATTCGCCCTGATTGCTCCGTTGATGATTGCCTTTACCTTCGGAATTGTCGAGATCGGACGACTAAGTCTCGTCAAACAATCAGCCACTCACGCAACGCGTGAAGGAGCTCGAGTTGCAATCCGCCCAACCGCGACCGGGGGGGACGTGATTGAAGCGGTTCAAAAAGAACTCGCGATCCTAGCGATTGACGGTGCGGCGATCGAGGTCGAACCAGCGTTGGTCGAAGAGGCTGCCCCGGGATCCCTGATCACCGTTCGTGTCCGAATTGGCATTGCATCGGTTAGTTGGGTTCCCGGGTTCCTTGACTTTGGAACCACCGATCTGGTCGCGGAGTCCTCGATGCGACGTGAAAGCACCAACTAGCCAAAACGGTTGGTGGCGGCGTAGAATCTCCGTAGTTGATTCCTCTTGGACACATCACGGCTAGAGACTCTATGACGCGACGACGACGGACTCTGATGATCACGACGTTCTGTCTGTTTTTTTCCCTCGCCACATCCTGGTCCTGTGCGGAAGATTGGACACAGTTTCGAGGGTCCGATTATGGTCGGACGGCGGAGGTCGATGTCGCCCAACAGTGGGATTCCGGCGGCGTGGCTTGGAAAACTCCGCTTCAGGGACGAGGAGCATCGAGTCCCGTTGTGTTCGGCAATCGCATCTATTTGACTGCCTACACCGGATACGGCATCGATCCAGAGTCACCTGGAAACGCAAGCGACTTGGTTCGCCATGTCTTGTGCATTGGCGTTGAAGACGGGAATCTGATTTGGCAACAGTCGGTGCCAGCAATTTCGGACAAGAACGAGTTCAACACCTGGGGCGTGGGTCTTCATGGTTACGCTTCAAGTACGCCCGCGGTTGACAACACCGGTGTCTACGTTTTCTTTGGAGCCAGCGGCGTTTTGGCTTTCGACCATCAAGGAACCCAACGTTGGCGTGCCGATGTTGGATCGGGGACCCATGCGTTTGGTTCGGGGACGTCGCCGGTCCTCCACAACGAAATGGTGATTGTTAATGCGTGTGTCGAAAGCGGTG is part of the Novipirellula artificiosorum genome and harbors:
- a CDS encoding alpha/beta hydrolase; this translates as MPQPRRALYGSLECIVVDGGETPTIPVILCHGYGAPGTDLVGLAFEWISLLGDDAGAFRFVFPAAPLSLAEMGMPGARAWWPINMAQLADAIQASRFRDMHDHEPDGITAAREALCQAVREIKAELGSDANPFVLGGFSQGAMLTLDASLRGLPESPALLLLYSGTVICKPLWDATLGRLGDTHVYQAHGTLDPILPFESAEELSRMLIKAGIDAEFHSFDGPHTIDTDSIARTAQLLRDLL
- a CDS encoding pilus assembly protein TadG-related protein — its product is MHALTSFLRLYFHPADGGEGSTLQRKRSPDQRRGSAIVLGLFLTVGLISLMAIVLDFSYIHVARTEMQRTADAAALGGCWEVFDRQVSGEVATDLEAAAQSEANQISNVNLVGRDSLQLLSEDVEVGTYGIDKSWDTSEPQNFNAVRVALKRHGESNRELPLFFGALTGRDTQSLEVTATAAMLSSIRGFYAPSSHEERLEILPLALDRPSWRAACAKATEDNYAYSNGQVVPGSDGIFETNLYPKGTGAPGNRGTVDIGGEDNSTNDLSRQVLHGISLQDLIDLNRPLEFDDSGVLLLNGDTGISAGIKDELATLIGKTRIIPIYVSVSGNGNNAMFTIVQFEGVRILDVKLTGKKDDKVVIIQPTKVIARNCKIDFTGKHTSSHLVAPVMLVN
- the purH gene encoding bifunctional phosphoribosylaminoimidazolecarboxamide formyltransferase/IMP cyclohydrolase gives rise to the protein MSDIVPVKNALISVSDKLGLADFAIGLVQSGVTIYSTGGTRKHLEESGVAVKDIAEYTGFPEMMDGRVKTLHPKVFGGILGMRDRRDHTQSMADHGMVAFDVVVVNLYPFEATAARVGATREECIEQIDIGGPSLVRAAAKNQNDVAIVTSAQQYGDVLEQMHLFGGTNMEIRRRLAAEAFEHTACYDRAIADYLRGDAMTGEFPSSMHLSLSRKTSLRYGENPHQRAALYSDASVKSANLVSARQISGKELSYNNLLDLDAALEIVRGFAEPAVSVIKHNNPCGAATGPKIAAACQKAMAGDPLSAFGSVLGFNRTVDVETAELLCEPGLFLEAIVAPDFEASAVGLLTTRPRWKDNVRLMQVGRLDGTGPAIQRRFISGGMLVQDADRMTSAPLQWKTVTNTQVGDKLWDDISFAWEMVRHVKSNAIVLAKDASLIGVGAGQMSRVDSVEIAIDKAGDRASGSVLASDAFFPFPDSIEAAADAGVIAVVQPGGSRRDSEVIDACNQHGIPMVLTGRRHFKH
- the trpC gene encoding indole-3-glycerol phosphate synthase TrpC, which codes for MSILDKIITETRNTIARDKAVQSEQELEAAIQTLPPCRDFLSALAAGESVQLIAEVKRASPSAGMIREDFDPVTIAKHYADAGAACISVLTDEPFFKGSLEFLRLVRAAVDLPVLRKDFIVDRYQLLQARAAGADCALLIAECLSPNELKELHEQAVAIGLQTLIELFEPSNLDAVLATGTPLVGINNRDLKTFQTDLNHTIRLRKSIPNDRLVVGESGIRTHADLLRLGAAGVKAVLVGESLMRKPDVEQATRELLGA
- a CDS encoding fructosamine kinase family protein, with translation MTDCSETNVQLALQRLVDPAIRVLRIREVGGGCISASMRVDLDPDSFSASTVFVKTNCPEFCDNFLCECDGLDSLSSAEAITVPRPLASGEAVGGSWLVTPWVETGSRPQSFYPEFGQQLARLHQTTAGDPIGWPRDNYLGAAKQKNGTAATTWPDFLSENRIGFQLRWAVDQRLADHRLKTDCQAIVDKMGDLLKGRREETSLLHGDLWSGNYLCDSAGQPVLIDPAVYRGCHEAEFGMIRLFGSCPESFYEAYQQTWPMRDGWQRRTSVYVLYHLLNHLNLFGSGYAGQCRSVAAEVLRAT
- a CDS encoding TadE/TadG family type IV pilus assembly protein, whose protein sequence is MLTRVASVVARRRKCRGTSAVEFALIAPLMIAFTFGIVEIGRLSLVKQSATHATREGARVAIRPTATGGDVIEAVQKELAILAIDGAAIEVEPALVEEAAPGSLITVRVRIGIASVSWVPGFLDFGTTDLVAESSMRRESTN
- a CDS encoding DinB family protein, which translates into the protein MNRIVGRRPAPSETPSEYQQALIAKLDGDCVLQLLESQLFTLCELASNVCPEQVDKIHAPYGWTIRQVVEHCADAERVFGYRILRFAAGDTTPLAGWDENTYADRRFGLGNFGHLVSEMGSLRQANLLLLRRITPKAWNSSGTADNQTVSVRGLAWLAAAHLDHHMRIVAKRCEVELPTRPIDAH
- a CDS encoding ABC transporter ATP-binding protein; the protein is MTSVVIAVLWGANIGTLYPIVEVVFAGDSIPQHVDKEIKKTEELIAALDAEAADLKAQFVVAKPDEKPKIELKIDTAKTKQTAYAETLKYLVKAKPYVDRYAPSDAYKTLLVIVVLLIGGTAIKLVALLVNLMLVQYVAEKASVDLRGQFFRKTLRLDLDSFGENGSANLTSRLTNDAADVSGGVGVLMGRLLREPLKMAVCLGGALFVCPRLLLLVMVVTPLVALLMHHLSRAIRRASRRAMEEMSQIYGMLNDSYAGIRVVKAFNTQAYERAKFHRGITAYFRKSMKMAFYNTAARSVSELLGMTIVGLAVLAGGYLVVKQKTAIFGIPMSTVPLKMSEVLTFFALLIGASDPARKLQDVWSGLQRGIAAADRVYEIIDQPIRVTEPAVGKTVPRPHKEIRLQNVVYQYPSGPTVLRGVNLTIRQGETIAVVGPNGSGKSTIVNLLCRFDDPQSGQVLLDDTPINEMKTRDLRRRIALVTQRTVLFDDTIENNIRYGTPGADTHAVVRAAKLAFADDFIRRKTPNGYGTMLGGHGMRLSGGQMQRLALARAFLREPDILILDEATSAIDLESERLIHQALAKFLVDRTGVMITHRPTSLSMADRIVVIESGMIADAGRHDELITQNRFYQSLCGGELQRSA
- the hisF gene encoding imidazole glycerol phosphate synthase subunit HisF; translated protein: MLAARVIPCLDVHGGRVVKGTNFVNLRDAGDPVEVARRYEAEGADELVFLDITASHEDRDIILDVVRRTAEQVFMPLTVGGGIRTIEDVRALLSAGCDKVSINSTACKEPEFVRRAADRFGSQCIVVNIDPKRVKRDGEEFWEVHINGGRTPTGRQAVQWAKEVEQLGAGEIVLTSMDADGTCDGYDLPITSAVSEAVNIPVVASGGAGCPQHLADAIKIGKADAALAASIFHFGQYTISETKQVMREAGIPVRLPSPG